TGATTGAGACTACAATATATTTACAAGTAGGGACTTCTACACACCACCTTTAAGGATTATTCAAGAAGGATATGTATGGATAGCAAAAACATATACCATGTGGAACCATAAATTATAGTGGGCGAAACTAATTCTGCATAAAAAAGTACTGTACACGCTACTGAACCCTGTTCTTACAAGGGCCATTAAGGTGAATTTCTGAcactcagatattgatggcctatcttcaggatcaTATCATGGGGGTCCACAGCTTAGGACCCCCACAATCAACTGTTTAAAGTGTGTGAGTGCTATGGCTGTTTCAGTCCGTAGCAGGCACATTGTATAGCCCCTGTGCATGGTACAACAGCATAATCCTATTCACTTGAACAGGACTGAGCCGCTTTTAGACCATATGACCCATTAAAGTGATATCACATGCCTGAGAAAAAGTTTACATGAGTGCCACATTCTTTTTAAACAGCTGAGTGTTGGAGTCCTGATCAATAGAGCCCCGCcccccaatctgatattgatataatctatccttagtataggtcatcaatatctgagtctcagaaaacccctttaatagcaggcATATGCAGATGTAGAGCACGCTGCACATACTATACTTGGGTTTTTGCATACATTTGAGTTTACATATTCCAAAAATTTGTtgtcataaatgtggtgcaaataagAACCAAAACTGCTTACTAAGTGACTGTTAATAAGAAATATGCTTTGTTCTTTGCATAACTGTACAGCAGAGAATACATAAGCCGCACAATATTCAGAAAATTTGGAAACACTGCATTGTTAAAGTCACTTACTGCTTCTCACACATTCTCCCAGCTATCTTCCATATTCTGGTAGACACCTGTTGCTTCAAGATTTTGGCAACTGCTGCAAAGAACAGAAAGAGTAATGTAAATAGACCATCAATTTTGCATCTATGTTCGAACAAAATGAATTTTACAAAATAGTAACTTACTTTGCTGGGGTAAACTTCTTGGCTGTAAAATAGAAAATACATCTGGTTAAAATGTGAGGTTACATCCCTAGGCTGGAAAATAAATCAAATTCACTTTTTATACATTTACAGATTTATATGTTGATGTAATATCCTCATGAATAGTATTATTTACCTGTTTTACGCATGCGCTTCAAGAGCCAGATAATGAGAGAAGCCGTGGACAACACCGAAGCCCCGGATGAAACTATTCCAACTGTTATATATGTGGCTGTCTCAGGTGCCACATTCACAGCTACAAAGGAAAGACAAACATTTAGAATATGACAAGCCTTACAATATGACGTACTAtacaatataaataatatatattgttGGTATCTAGTAAAAGGTACCTTCACAAGTTGGGACTTCCGTATTCCAGCGTCCATTACTGTCACATTCCAAAGTATCCGTTCCATTAAGTAGTAGATCATATTCACAAGTAAATTTGCATATGGTACCATATCGAACATCTATGTCACTGCAATTCACTTTTCCCATTGATGGAGCAATAAGAGCattgcattgcacagctgcaaaaAGAGAAAGTGGATTTGTTTTAATGACTGAAAACAAAGAAGAAAGGAGGAATGTCTTAGTTTACATTCTTAGCCTTTACTGTAGTTTTCGAGACTGGCACACTCTGTTCTAGTAATTTTGAAAGCATTTATGGGGGTTGTCTGATGAAGAAAATAGCTTTTCAAACTCATGGCACAACAGCTGGCCAGGGTACAGGCCCCACCAAAAAGGGCATTAGAAAAGtcacagaagaaaatgaaattTCAGAtgtgatgcagagtgataaagtaaactctccactaaatgtccccAGTTATAACCAGAAGTGTAGAGTCACTTTAAAATGATTAAAAGTGACTCTACACATGATGGCATATACCCCTGTTTTTcacgggaattaagtaatgtaatagacagaccattgtttcttatacttAAAGGCTTTATAGTGATGGGGGTTTGGGTTTGTAGTTTGGGCCATggatctctaaaaggtttgccatcactggatTAGGGTAAGGTGGAAgcatttcttaccttcacattttgGAGGGTTTTCAGTCCACTGACCAGTAGTTGCACATTGTATAGAAGGAGAGCCCACCAGAGCAAATCCTTTATCACAGCTGAAattacatatagaattatatagcgACACCCCTTCACTGTAGAAACAGCTCATCGATCCATTTTCTGGTTGCTCTGGCCGCTCACACTGTATAGctaagaagaaagaaaaatattgAAGACAGTGCAACTGTAGAATTACATATCAAGTAGATAAACATGAAATAATAAATATGCTAATATTAGGTTAACTATTACATTATTCTTGAGAAAGATTGACTTACAAGGGTCATCAAACTTAATGATCATTTGGTGTAATTATAATATGGCTATTGGTGTGGACCTCAAACTTAAATCCACTATTAAAATGTAATAATGCTTGTGAAAAGGATCTTAAAAATCCATTTAAAGAGGATTTCTGACTTAAGGAAAACCCCTGTCATTTTAATGGGTGGGGAACCCATTAATAGGGGTTCCCCTTAACTTGGACAAATCCTTTAACATACTACAGAAGAAAAATTAGAACAGACCGTAGGATGTgctgtgtataatatatgtggATTTTACAAGACTCATTCATATATAATCCACATGCATATCTATAAGCCTATCCAATACGATCTAGATTGTTGCCTGTAGAAAAGATAGATGTAGTACTGCAAGACTGGTTGTCATTGTCTGGACAACTTACTCAGAAATGGGAGGTACTCCAGTCACTAATAATGCAGCTAAGTTTCAATGATCATCAATTTGACCACCTCAATTATGTCATGACTATTCCTTGTTATGTAAGTACTACTAGGATAGAATGACACTgcttcttttaaagggaacctgtcagcttgaacaaGTTGTCCAAACTGCAAGCGGTATGTTATAGAGCAAGAGGAGCTGAgctgattgatatatagtttatggggaaagattcagtataacttgtagttCATTCAttcatatctctgcacattctgagctgtgagctccagtgggcggtcctatcagtgattgacagctaactGTAGGCACAGTTATATGCCGATCACTGATCAGACCGCTCACTGGATCTCTAAGCTAAGAATGTTTATGAATAAACTACAAGTTCTAGTGAATCTTTTCCCACCCAACTCTATGTCAATctactcggctcctcctgctctgtaatctgttgcctgcagtttggacagagtTTTCAAgcggacaagttccctttaactaaTTTATActtgaagacaggagaagtcaGATTTAGAGATCCTAATTACCTTCACATGTTGGGATTTCTGCAGACCATTCATTAGGACTCATGCAATTAATTGATGGATCTCCCACCAATGTATATCCTTCATTACAGATGATGTTACATGTAGCATTATATGGTAGCATTTCCGTATTACTAGAACAGTCCATTGCTCCATTATCTGGTACTGCTGGATGGTCACACTGAAtagctaaaaaaaagtaaaaaagtcgtAGTTATCATCTCAGTCTGGTGAATTCTAATTTGAAAGCAGTGAGCATCCGGTATAATTACCTTCACATTTTGGGGGTtctgcagaccatttatcaggaCTCATGCAACGAATTGATGGATCCCCCACCAATGTATATCCTTCATTACAGATGATGTTACATGTAGCATTATATGGTAGCATTTCCGTATTACTAGAACAGTCCATTGCTCCATTATCTGGTACTGCTGGATGGTCACACTGAAtagctaaaaaaagtaaaaaagtcgtAATTATCATCTCAGTCTGGTGAATTCTAATTTGAACGTAGCGAGCATCCGAAATAATTACCTTCACATGTTGGGGGTTCTGCAGACCATTTATCATGACTCATGCAACGAACTGATGGATCCCCCACCAATGTATATCCTTCATTACAGATGATATTACATGTAGTATTATATGGTAGCAATTCCCTATTACTAGAACAGTCCATTGCTCCATTATCTGGTGCTGCTGGAAGGTCACATTGAACAGCTGAAAAAACGTAAAAAGGTCTAAATTATCATCTCAGTCTGGCGAATTCTAATTTGAAAGTAGTGAGCATTTGGAATAATTACCTTCACATTTTGGGAGTTCTTCCGACCACTGGCCAGGAGTTGTGCATTGTACTGAAGAAGCTCCGACCATGGTGAAGCCTTCTTTGCAACTGAAAGTGCATGTGGAGTTTTCTAAAAGGATTTCTCCATCACTGGAACAGTTCATTTCTCCATTGTCTGGCAGTTCTGGTTGCTTACATTGAATAGCTGTTCAAGAAGTAGAAAGATTATATGTCAGATCACATCATTTTGTAAATTTCTAGGATTGAGATTAAAACTGTCTTTGAATTTGCAAAGCTGAAAAGTGTTGTATATAGGATGTGCCCAAGCAtcttctacaagattacttgatttctcttactgagaacaatcacattttgttcttcaTCAAACTCGCATTGGTCCTGGAATATTGCAATACTGACAgcacactatttgcaatagatttATGTAATGTTGAGGAGTAAATGACAAGGGACCATTAAAAAGATCATATAAAGTCTTAATATATCATGTATGTACCTTTACAATGTGGAATCTGGGATCCCCATTCTCCTTCTCCATTGCACTGTAGATTTTCAGAGCCAACCAACAGATGTCCATCAGAACATGTGAAATTACAACTTGACTGGTAGGTAAaatccccatttacatgggagcaGACGACTGATCCATTATCCATTCTACTGATCTTTGGACAAGTAACAACTGGAAAATAAAATGCCATGTGTTATATTCAGAAGTTCTAGTGATTATAAGATGGAGAATTAAAAGGTTCGTTAAaacataatataataatataataatctctaATTACCGTGCTCACAGTCTTTTCCATAAAATCCATCAGAACAACTGCAGGTGTAGTTCTTAATCGTTTCCATACATTCCCCATGGttgttacaggaagaagagtgGCATGAAGCTGcagaaaaagggaaaacattgcaaattagGACAACACAATGTATGTTCCCTATAGAATTAGTAGGTTCCACAAACTATTCTGCCTTTGCTATTCGTCTGCTATTACTTGTTACATATGGCTTAATTGAAATTGGCATTTTAGTTGGCCAGTAATCTCTAAATATAACAATTGTTTCAAAAGGGTTCCATCATATTTCTGTCTCTACTATCATTCTTACTATTGCAGCAAGGATGTTGTACACAAAATAAGTGGATATCTACTAGATCAACGCAATCTTTTTCTCCTAATGCTCTAAATGTCCTCATTGTCTGAAGGCACTACTTCTTACCTTTGTAACACAAAGCCACTTTCTTCTTACTGCAGGGCTCATCATTCCACTTCCCTGTATCAAATTGCCTCTTCACGTACATCTCAACACAGTCCTCATTTTCATTCTCATTCTTGTTGTTGGGTTCATTTTGAGCCCAGTTCTCGGCTTCCTTTGTGAGCACCTTCTTGGTGCCAACCCATGTCCAGTTGCCATTGTGTTTCCGAATGCCAATCCAATAATATGCAGCATTAAAAGGTAAATTCTCATTCAGATACTTATTTTCTTCTTGGTTTTGAATTGCTACCATATCAGTGTACTTTTCTTTACAATATTTTTGGGCACCATTATATGACATAATGTTGGGTGAGTGGTGATACGTCCAGCCATGTGTAAAATGTATCAATGGAAAACCTGCAATGAAGAACAGACCATGTATGAATTATTGTAGATACAACAAttgatctctattagagatgagcgagcatgattgtccgagcttgatgctcgttcgaggattagcatactcgatggtgctcattacttgagcgagtaccacgccgtgttcgacccctccccacattaccacttcctgctgtgacgtgccagtgagagagagagacaaaaaaaagctcggcacccagcgggtccattgcaaaaatgctcgggtctcctgttgacttcaatagggttcgttactcgaatacagCTCTCGAATATAACGAAAAGCTCTActcaaataacgagcacccgagcattttggtgctcgctaatctctaatctCTGTCCTTACTTATTTTTACCACACAATGCTCTGATTACAATTACCAATAACGTATTGGACTGATAGtgtctttttaatacattttatcaTTGCCAACTACAATAAGAAATAGTCTACCACAATTGATGACATGTCAGGTGGGAAAATACAGTGTAGTAAATGCTGAATGAATAATACAGGAGATCATATAAACAATATCATTTACTTACCACAGATAAGTAGGAGAAGATAGACTAAATATCCCATTGTTCTTAGTGAAACCAGTTACTACTAAGAAGGCAGATCTGAAAAGAGAATACATAATTTTTACATATTTCCTGCTCTGCAACATTTTTCCAAATATAGGACTGATAAACGACAACAGGGCAAATATTTTCTGTCTTATTTACTATTTCCATATCTGATAGTATTAAAATGCTATATAGTTATAGTACGGTATATAGTTATAAATGGGAACATTCTGTGTAAAACAATCATGAAGACACATAGATATCTTCTGTATGAAGACTGGTGAAAACATAAAGGAGTTGACTATAGCAAATAATATCGTAAGTAATACTAAATAACATCTTGCTATATTGCAAAACAATAATATAATTCGTACAAAACTTATATActcactgtgctttcaatactaTCAGCGGTCTGTAGTCTTGAAGTGGCAGCTAATGCTAGACAGTTTCCAGTAGATTGTACTTTCACTGCTGGACTCCTGCCTCTTTTAAAcacttgaagaagaaaaaaaggaaatgatgCACACCATTTGTAAAAATGGGAGGATATATTCCTCACGACACAGAAAATTCCTGGCTGGGAAATTTCCCCGAACCATTTAATGTATGAAAATAGCTTCTTAATTAGTCGCTGACGCTGGACTTTGAGAATGGGGCAGACTGTGgtcatatatgtatgtgtatctgTATATATGCTAAAAATCTAATTTTACCTACTCCATAACTTAAAAGTCTTAAGATTAAGACTTGCCATCAAACTAATTATGTTGATTTTGTACCACATTAGtttattttaaattatttttcaaCATTACTGCCTGGAATGTTGTATCTATTCCTGCTGTTGTATCTCTGTGTCAGTATATCAGTCATATGGCCAATGGCAGGGATTTTTGTGAACAGATTAGTCTCCTTTTGTGATTTGTATTTTAACATTCTAGAAAGTACTTTTGTTTCTACAGTACTGGAAAGTGACAAACAATATTTAAAGGAAACTATGCATCAATGTGGTTATGAATtggttacaaatagagatgagcgagcatactcgctaagggcaaatactcgagcgagaagtgccttatgcgaatacctgccctctcatctctaaagattcggctgccggcgggggagagcggtgagttgcgggagtgagcagggggaagcggggggggggggggggaagagagaaatctccccccccccgttcctccccgctctcccccgttgctccccaccccccaccggcactcgaatcttttgagacgagcaggcaggtactcacataaggcaatactcgctcgagtatttgcccttagcgagtacgctcattCATCTTTAGTTACAAACCTTTTACTGATTCTTCTGTTCAAGATGTACATGAAACACTTAAAGTTTCTAAGTGAAACTCTTAGAGAGAGTCCATCAGCAGTTTCGACactgcaaaactgctgacagcttTACGCAGAGGCCGCAGAATGGTTCAATAGCATACTTGTATGTGTCTTGTCAGTATCGCCAACAAGTAGAAATAAAGTTTTAATTCCCCACACCATCAGTGCCACAAGCATGATGAAAGCAACTTCTCTCTGAAGTGTCCGTGGCACTTCCCATTGACCTGCTGCATAAATTTGATTGACAGCCATAGTTGCAGTATCTTCTGCTCAGCAGCTCAATGGGGAATGCCAAAGACACCTCAGGGAAAAGTCCTGGCACTTGACACAGTGGTGGTGCATATCAGTATGTAGAAAGTATGTCAATACACATATAATACTCAAGATCCACATAACACCCAGATGCCCATATAAAACTAACATACAGGCTGAAATCATATAGTCACATAGAGTACAAATAATGTGCCCAAATCATATCATCATATAGAGCAGAGATAATACCACCATGTAGGATTCATTTCATAGAGCCATATAGAGTACAAATTATTTCACCATGTAGAGACATTGTTATGGAACAAAAAAAGTAAGAGGACAGGTCCTTGTAGAATGTCTTCTTTAATGAAAGGTATAAAAGGCTTATTAGAAGGCTGTTTATTCTTTACCAACCTCAATTATATCAAACATGTCAGTTTTGATTCTTTGAGCCTGCATTACAATGAAATTCTAAAGATTCGACAACTCTTTAATATGAATTTTATTATTCTGTAATAGAGAAGACACCACTCTTCCCTTTTTTCTATTCACGTCGGCCAATATTGGTGCCTCAGGCTACTGGAACATGAGTGAATTTTCAAAAACTTAAGTTGTACTTTTTACACTGCACTTTTTAAGGGGGTTTGTCACTGAGGAACAAGTTCATTTAAAGGTACAAAATACCCTGTGACCAGGGGCGTTACTAGGGTCTTACAAGCACAGGAGCACAAGCCCCAACACAT
Above is a window of Eleutherodactylus coqui strain aEleCoq1 chromosome 3, aEleCoq1.hap1, whole genome shotgun sequence DNA encoding:
- the LOC136621541 gene encoding E-selectin-like → MGYLVYLLLLICGFPLIHFTHGWTYHHSPNIMSYNGAQKYCKEKYTDMVAIQNQEENKYLNENLPFNAAYYWIGIRKHNGNWTWVGTKKVLTKEAENWAQNEPNNKNENENEDCVEMYVKRQFDTGKWNDEPCSKKKVALCYKASCHSSSCNNHGECMETIKNYTCSCSDGFYGKDCEHVVTCPKISRMDNGSVVCSHVNGDFTYQSSCNFTCSDGHLLVGSENLQCNGEGEWGSQIPHCKAIQCKQPELPDNGEMNCSSDGEILLENSTCTFSCKEGFTMVGASSVQCTTPGQWSEELPKCEAVQCDLPAAPDNGAMDCSSNRELLPYNTTCNIICNEGYTLVGDPSVRCMSHDKWSAEPPTCEAIQCDHPAVPDNGAMDCSSNTEMLPYNATCNIICNEGYTLVGDPSIRCMSPDKWSAEPPKCEAIQCDHPAVPDNGAMDCSSNTEMLPYNATCNIICNEGYTLVGDPSINCMSPNEWSAEIPTCEAIQCERPEQPENGSMSCFYSEGVSLYNSICNFSCDKGFALVGSPSIQCATTGQWTENPPKCEAVQCNALIAPSMGKVNCSDIDVRYGTICKFTCEYDLLLNGTDTLECDSNGRWNTEVPTCEAVNVAPETATYITVGIVSSGASVLSTASLIIWLLKRMRKTAKKFTPANSCQNLEATGVYQNMEDSWENV